One Halobacterium wangiae genomic window, CGCCGAGCGAGCACGCTGGCTCTCGGCGTCGAGGTCGACGTTGAGCGTGCCGGGGTAGGGCTCGTAGCCCAGTTCCTCCCGGAACTGGCGGTTGTACCCGGGGAGGCTGATGTAGTGGCGGCCCTCGCCCATCCCGCTGGTGACCGAGCCGGAGAGGGCGAGTTCGTCGGGGTCCTCGAAGATGCGGCGGTAGTCCTCGTACTCGCGTTCGAGCGCGCGGCTGCCGGGGTCCGTGATGGCGACCCACTGGCCGTCGCTGACGAGGTCGCGCTCGACGAGACCGGCGTCCTCGAGGGCCTGGAGCCGCCGGGAGGCGGTCTGGTTGGAGGCGTCGAGGTGGTCGGCGAGGTCCCCGCAGGAGACCTTGGTTTCGCCGCGGCGCGCGCCGTCGAGCGCGAGCAGTTTCAGCACGGCGAGTTCGTCGAACCCGACCTCGCGCGTGCGGGTGGCGTGTGACATGTTCGTGGCTACTGTCGGGCCCCGCATAAGCATACCGGATATGGAACGCGTTCCGTAACTGGGAGTCAGTCGGCGCTCGCCGGGTCGCGCCGCCAGAACTCCGAGTCCGCCGCCAGTTCGGGCACCCAGGTGTCCCGCTCGCGGGCTAGCAGCGCTACGCGGGAGACTTCCTGGTCTCTCAGCACCGTGTGCTCGGGCATGTGTGCCTGGACGGCCTCCGCGAACGCGAGGACTTCCTCGTGGTCCGGCATCGCCGACCGGTCGAGGCGACTCCGGGAGTTGCCGACGTGCATGTACGCTTTCAGCTCCACGAAGTCCGGGTCCGCGCGCTCGAAGAACGCCGCGTACCAGTCCGGGTTCGCCATGTTCTCGCCGCCGACCAGCGTCGTCCGCAGCACGGTCCGGGTGTCGTCCTTCTCGTAGAGGACGTCCATCGTGTCCACGAGTTTCTCCCAGGCGTCGTCCTCCGTCGCGCCCACCACGTCGTCGAACGTCGCGCGCTCCGGGGCGTCCACGGAGACGTACAGCTGCGTCGGGTCGCACTCCCGCAGGACCTCGGGCCGGGTCCCGTTCGAGACGAGGAACGTCGTCAGCCCGCGGTCGTGGAACGCCTCCAGCAGTTCCGGCAGGTAGGGGTACAGCGTCGGTTCGCCGTCCAGCGAGATGGCGACGTGGCGGGGCTCCATCGCCTCCTCGAAGCGCGCTCTGGGCACCTCGTCGTTGCCGCCGAACCCCGAGAGGAGGCGCTTCTGGAGGGAGATGGAGGCGTCCACCACCGCCTCCGGGTCGTCCCACTCCACGCCGTCGAGTTCGTACGTGTGGCCCGCGTGGTCCCGCCAGCAGAACACGCAGCGCTCGTTGCACCGCACCACGGGCGTCATCTGGATGCAGCGGTGCGAGCGGATCCCGTAGAAGGCGTGCTTGTAGCAGGTGCCCTCCCCACGGAGCGCGTTCGCCGTCCACCCGCAGGTCTGGGCCGCGGTGTGGTTCTCGTGGTGGTAGTCGGGGTCGTCCACCTGCTTCGGCATGCCACCGGGTTCGGCGCTCGCGGGCAAAAACGTGGCGCTACCCCGCCGCGAACGGTCGGCCCCGACGACCGCCCGACGCGGAGCGGGGGTTTGCCACGAGGAGAGATACCAAGTAACGGGGGCGAGTAGGCTGCCGCATGAGCAGCACACGCTCTCTGGAGCGACACGACCTCCTCATCGGGGGTGAGCGCGTACCCCCCGCGAGCGACGAGTACGTCGAGACCGTCGACCCGGCGACCGGCGAGGCGTTCGCCGAGGTGGCAGTCGCGGACGAATCCGACGTCGACCGGGCCGTCCGGGCGGCCAGCGAGGCGTTCCCCGGGTGGCGGGACACGGACCCCGTCGAGCGCGGACAGACGCTCCACCGGGTCGCCGAACTGATCCGGGACAACGCCGACGAACTCGCCGACCTCGAGTCCCGTGACCAGGGGAAGCCGCTCTCGCAGGCGCGTTCGGACATACTGAGCGCGGCGCGGTACTTCGAGTACTACGCGGGCGCCGCCGACAAACTCGAGGGGCGCTCGGTCCCCGTCGGCACGGGACAGGTGGACTACGTGGTCCGGGAGCCCTACGGCGTCTCCGCGCAGATCATCCCGTGGAACTTCCCGGGGAACCTCTTCGCGCGCGGCGTCGCGCCGGCGCTCGCCGCTGGGAACACCGCGGTCGTCAAGCCCGCGCCGACGACGCCGCTGTCGGCGTACCGTCTCGCCGAACTCTGCGCCGAGGCGGGCGTCCCCGAGGCGGCGGTGAACGTCGTCTCGGGCGCCGGCGAGACGGGCGCGGCGCTGACGGACCACGCGGGCGTCGACACGATCACGTTCACCGGGAGCGTCCGCACGGGCCAGCGGGTGATGGAAGCGGCGGCGGGCAACGTCACCCCCGTGACCCTGGAACTCGGCGGGAAGAACCCGGCCATCGTCTACCCGGACGCCGACCTCGAGGAGGCCGTCTCGTGGGTCGAGCGGGGCATCTTCGCGAACGCGGGCCAGGTCTGCTCGGCGGCGGACCGCGCCATCGTCCACGAGGACCACTACGACGAGTTCGTCGAGCGCATCGTCGAGCGCGCCGAGGCGTACGAACTCGGTCCCGGCGCCGAGGACCCGGACATGGGGCCGTTGAACAGCGCCGAACACTTCGAGCGCGTGCGGGACTACGTCGAGGTCGGCGTCGAGGAGGGTGCGAGACTCGCCACCGGCGGGGAAGCGCCGGACCGCGACGGCTACTTCATCGAACCGACCGTGCTCGCCGACGTGGACAACGGGATGCGGGTCGCCCAGGAGGAGATATTCGGCCCGGTGTTGACCGTCATCCCGTACGGCGACGACGAGGACCCGGTCGACATCGGCAACGACGTCGACTACGGCCTCGTCGCCGGCGTGTTCACGAACGACGTGCGGCGCGCCCACCGCGCGGCCCAGCGACTGCAGGCGGGTAACGTCTACGTCAACAAGTGGTTCGGGGACACGAACCAGACGCCGTTCGGGGGGTACAAGCAGTCGGGCATCGGCCGCGAGAAGGGGCTGGAGGCCATGGACTCCTACCTCCAGTCGAAGAACGTCGCCGTCAACCTGGAGGAGGGGTCGGGCGGCGACCTCCCGGGCGCCTGACCAGAACTGCCGGTGCTCCCCCTCTTTTAGTGCGTCGGCGTCCTCCGGTGAGCCATGACAGTGAGTGACAAAGTAGTAGCGGTGACTGGAGCGGGCGCGGGGATGGGTCGGGCGACCGCGGAACTGTTCGCCGAACGCGGCGCGTCGGTCGTGGTCGTCGACCTCGACGAGGACGCCGCAGCGGAGACGGTCGACCGCATCGCGGCCGACGGCGGGGAGGCGACCGCGGTCCGCGCGGACGTCTCCGACGCCGACGACGTCGAGGGGTTCGTCGAGCACGCCGTCGACACCTACGGGCGCCTCGACGTCCTCCACAACAACGCCGGCGTCCCCCAGCGGTCGACGCCGGTCGAGGACGTCACCGAGGAGACCTGGGACCGCATCCAGGACGTGAACCTCAAGAGCGCGTTCCTCGGCGCGAAGTTCGCGGTGCCACGGATGCGCGAGCAGGGCGGCGGCGTCATCCTCAACACGGCGTCCACGGCGGCCATCCGCCCCCGGAATGGGCTGTCGGCGTACTGCGCGTCGAAGGGCGGCATGGTGACGCTGACGAAGCAACTGGCCCACGAACTCGCCGCAGACGACGTCCGCGTGAACGCCATCTGTCCCGTCGCCACGGACACGGAGATGTTACCGGAGTTCACCAGCGACGGACTCACCGTCGACGAGATGGCAGCGACCATCCCCCTCGGCCGCCTCGCGGAACCAGAGGACGTCGCGCAGGCGGCGGCGTTCCTGGCGTCCGACGACGCCGAGATGATCACCGGGACGGCCCTGGAGGTCGACGGCGGCCGCGACCTCTGAGCGGCGACCGTAGCACGTCTGTCCCCATTCCGCCGCGGGTACCTCTGACGGAGCGGGTGATTGTTACCAGCGACAGAATGCTTTTATCCCTCTACTGTGAGAACCGTTCACATGAGAATCGACAGACGGCGATTCCTTAAACGATCTGGTGGCGTGGCAACAATCGCGGCCCTGGCCGGCTGCACAGGCGGCGACGGCGACGGGGGCGGCGACGACACGACCACCAGCGGCGGCGACACGACGACCACCAGCAGCGGCGGCGGCAACTCCGACGCGCTGAAGATCGGCGTCCTGCTGCCGTTCTCGGGTGACTACGCGTGGGTCGGCGCGAACGTCCTCCCGGTCGTCAACATGGTCGTCGAGGATATCAATGGGGCGGGCGGCATCGGCGGCCGGAACCTGACCGTGGTCCAGGGCGACACCGAAGCCTCACCGGACGCCTCCGTGTCGGCGACCAACCGCCTCGTCAACGTCGAGGAGGTCGACGCCATGATCGGCCCGACGAGCATCACCATGTCGGCGGTCATCGACACCCTCGTCGAGAACGAGGTACCGGTCGTCACGCCGACCGCCGGCACCACGTCGCTGGACACCCGGGGCGGCGAGTACATCTTCCGGACGGTGTCCTCGGACTCCCTCGGGGGACGCGCCATCGCGAAGGCAGCCCGGGAGGAGCAGTACAACGGCACCCAGAGCTACGAGCGGATGGCGCTCATGGTCGGGAACAAGGAGGTGTTCCAGTCGTTCAAGGAACCGGTGCGCTCCTCGTTCGAGGAGTTCGGCGGCACCGTCACCACGGCCATGGACATCCGCACCGGGAAGGCGTCGTACACGTCGGAGGTCCAGCAGATGATGGATTCGGACCCCGAGATCTGCGTCCTCATCGCGTCGGTCGAGGACAGCGTCAAGATCACGGAGGCCGGCTTCCAGGCCGGCTACGAGGGTAACTGGTTCGCGACCCAGGACCAGACCAACGCGGACTTCCTCTCCCAGAGCGAGAACCAGGTCACGAACGGCATGCTCGGGCTGAACGCCGCGACCTACCAGCCCGCACAGGAGGCCGGCCGGCTCGACGCGTTCTTCAGCGACATAAAGGAGTACGCCGGCTGGGAGGAGGGCGGGAAGGTGTTCGCGACGAACACCTACGACGCGATGAACGTCGTGGGCCTCGCCTTGAAGCAGGTCGCCGCCGACGGCAGCGACTTCTCCGGGTCGAACATCGCCTCGGCCATCCCGACGGTGGCGAAGCCGCCCGAGCAGCAGGTGACCAACTACAGCGACGGGGCGTCCACCATCGAGGGCGGCACCGACGTCGACTACGAGGGGCTCGTCGGCCCCATCAACTTCGACGAGAACGGCGACATCGTCGCACCGTTCGCCATCAAGAAGGCACAGGACGGTAGCTGGACCGAGGCGGGTCGCCTGCCACCAGAGGCACTCTGAGCGCGTCCTCCCTCCAGAATGGTTCTCGACAACCTCCTGCAGACGGTCGTGTTCGGCCTCATCGAGGGGAGTGTCATCGCCGTCGGCGCCGTCGGGCTGACGCTGTCCTACGGCGTGACGCGGTTCATCAACTTCGCGTACGGGGAGTTCCTCACGTACGGCGCCTACCTGACGGTGTTCCTCGCGGGCGGCCTGTTCGGCCTCTCAGTGCCGCTGCCGGCCGCCGCCGTGCTCGCCATCGTCATCGTCGGCCTGCTCGGCGTCGGCGTCTCCCGCGTGTTCTTCGAACCCATCTCCGGGCGCGGCGCGCTCCCCCTGCTCATCACCTCTATCGGCGTCTCGTTCGTGCTCCGGAACCTGCTCCAGGGGTGGGTCGGCGTCAGCGCGCGCCAGCTCCCCATCCCCCTGATGCGGCGCACGGACTACTTCGGGCTCGTCCAGCTCACGGACCTCGAGCTGGGCGTCATCGTCGCGAGCGTCGTCACCATGCTCGCCATCCACCTGCTGCTCCAGCAGACGATGCTCGGCAAGCGCATGCGCGCGACCAGCGGCAACCGGGCGCTGGCCGAGGTGGCGGGCATCGACACGACGAACGTCGTCCGCCAGACGTGGTTCATCTCGGCCGGGGCGGGCGCGCTGGCCGGCATCCTCTACGCGGTGCTGTTCTCGCCGTTCCGGCCGGGCGTCGGCTTCGAGTACCTCATCGTCGTCTTCGCGGCGACGCTGCTCGGCGGCATCGGCCGGCCGTACGGCGCGATGCTCGGGGCGGTGTTCATCGGGCTCGCGATGAACTTCGGGTCGACGTACCTCTCCGCGAACTACACCCGGGCCTACGCGTTCATCATCCTCGTGGGCGTCCTCCTGCTCAAACCGGAGGGCATCCGCGGAGGTGAGTTCTGATGGCGCTGCTCTCTGGGTGGGCGGCGTTCATCGTCACCATCGCCACCATCGGCTGCATCTACGGGCTGCTGACGCTCGGGCTGAACGTCCACTACGGCTACACCGGGCTGCTGAACTTCGGCCACGTCGCGTTCTTCGCGGCGGGCGCGTACGCGTCGGCCATCGTGACGATGCCGCCACCCTCGACGGTGACGAACGCGAGCTACGCTATCTGGCTCGACCTCCCGATGCCGTGGGGGTTCCCCGTCAGTCTCGCCGCCGCGTCGCTCGTCGGCGGCGCGCTGGCGCTGCTCATCGGCCTCACGAGCGTCCGCCTCGGCACCCACTACCTCGCCATCGCGACGTTCGCGCTGGCGGGCGTGTTCAGCGACGTGCTCGTCAACGAGGCTTGGCTCACCAACGGCTCGTTCGGGATGAACAGCGTCCCGAAGCCCGGGCAGGCCGCCCTCGGCCCGGACGCCTGGCAGCTCGCGTACCTCGCGTTCGCCGTCCTCAGCCTGGTCGCGGTCTACCTGCTGGTCGAACGCGTCCTCGACGCGCCGTTCGGCCGGCTGCTGAAGGGCGTCCGCGAGAGCGAGGCCGCCGCCGAGATGCTCGGGAAGAACACCACCGTGGTGAAGCTGAAGTCGTTCGTCATCGGCGGCATGATCGCGGGGTTCGCGGGCGGCGTCTACGCTCACTACCTCGGCAGCGTCGTCACCGCGCAGTTCGTGCCCCACGTGACGTTCACGGTGTGGGCCGCGATGCTGCTCGGCGGCGCCGCGTCGAACACCGGCGCGGTCGCCGGCGCCGTGCTGGTCGTCGCGTTCGAGGAGTCGACCCGGTTCATCACGACCGCCTACAACTGGGTCCAGGGGACGCTCCCGGACCCGCTGACCAGCGTGCTCCCGGCGCTCGTCGGCCCGCTCCCGGACAACCCGTCGTTCATCCCGAGCATGCGCTTCGTCGTCATCGGCCTGCTGTTCGTGCTCGTCATCCGGTACCGGCCGGAGGGACTGTTCGGCGACCCCTCGGAGATCGAGGCGCTGGGGGAGGAGGAGTGACCGATGCAAACTGAGGACACACCGGCCGGCGGACAGTCGGCCGACGACGGCGCGGAGTTGCTCGAAGTCGAGAACGTCGTGAAGACGTTCGGCGGCCTGCTGGCCGTCGACGGCGCCACCTTCGGCGTCGAGCGCGCGTCCATCACGGGCCTCATCGGCCCGAACGGCGCCGGGAAGTCGACGCTGTTCAACTGCATCACGGGCGTCCACCCGCCCGACAGCGGCACGGTGCGCCTCGACGGCGACCCCATCCAGGGGCGCTCGCCGACCGAGATCGCGCGCCGCGGCGTCGGCCGGACGTTCCAGACGCCGAAGACGTTCCGCGGGATGACCGTCCGCGAGAACCTCGCGTTCGCCGCGAAGGGGCAGGTCGGCGAGCGAGCGCTCAGCACCATCTTCCAGTCCCGTGCGGTCAACGACCAGGAGGCCGACATCCAGGCGACGGTCGACGAGACCCTCGAGTTCCTCGAACTCGACCACCTCGCCGAGGAGTACGGGAGCGCGCTCTCGGGCGGCCAGCGGAAACTGCTGGAACTCGGCCGGGTGCTGATGATGGACCCCGAGATCATCCTGCTGGACGAGCCCATCGCGGGCGTCAACCCGTCGCTGACCGACGAACTGCTGGCCCGGCTCCGCGAACTCAACGACCGCGGCCGGACCATCCTGCTCATCGAGCACGACATGGGCGTCGTGATGGAGAACTGCGACCGGGTCGTCGTGATGCACAACGGGCAGACGCTTGCGTCGGGCCCGCCCTCGATCGTCCAGGAGGACGAACGGGTCGTCGAGGCCTACCTCGGGGGGTACGACCGATGACCGACATCGAGACCGTCCGGCGGTACGACGACGCGGTGTTCTCCGCGCGCGACGTCGAGACCGGCTACGGCGACCTCCAGGTGCTGTACGGCGTCGACATCGACGTGCAGGACGACGAGATCGTGCTGGTGTTCGGGCCGAACGGCGCGGGGAAGTCGACGCTGATGCGCGCGCTGTTCAAGCAGTTGCCGCTGTGGGCCGGTACGATCGAGATCGACGGCGAGGACTACTCGGGACTCGAGGCCAACCAGATGGTCTCCCACGGGGTCGCGTACGTCCCGCAGACGTCGAACGTGTTCCCCAACCTCACCGTCGCGGAGAACCTCGACATCGGGTCGATCCACGCCCGCGACGCGGACGACCGCCGCCAGCGGATGTTCGACCTCTTCCCACGGCTCGAGGAGCGCCGCGGCCAGGACGCCGATACGCTGTCCGGCGGCGAACGCCAGATGCTGGCGATGGCGCGCGCGTTGATGCCCGACCCCGACGTGTTGCTCATCGACGAGCCCTCCGCGGGGTTGGCGCCCCAGCTCATCGAGCGGACGTTCGATCACGTCGACCAGATCCGGCAGACCGGCACGGCGGTGTTGATGGTCGAACAGAACGTCGACGCCGCGCTCGACGTCACCGACCGCGCCTACGCCCTCGACATGGGCGAGAACAAGTTCGAGGCCGACGCCGAGACCATCCGGAACTCCGAGCGCGTGCGGGACCTCTACCTCGGCAAGTAGGCCGCTCGCGTCCGGACTTTCAGAACACCTTTTGCCGCCGCCCACGACCCACCGCACATGTTCATCGCTTTCCGCCGGGAGGTCGAGACGGCCCTCGCGGCCGCGCTCGACGACCTCGGCTACCCGACCGGGGACCTCGGCATCGAGGAACCGCCCGCGGACGTACCCGCCGTGCTCGCGTCCAGCGCGGCGTTCCGACTCGCGGGCGAGGCGGGGGCGCCCCCGCCGCAGGTCGCCGCGGAGCTCGCCGACGCCCTCGACCTGACCGAGGCGAACTACGTCGGCGGCGCCACCGCGCAGGGCCCGTACGTGAACTTCACGCCGAGCGAGGAGTACTACGCGGCCACCCTGGAGTCCGCGCAGGCCAACGGCTGGGGCCGCCTGCCCGACTCCGGGGAGTCGGTCGTCGTCGAGCACACGAGCGCGAACCCTACCGGTCCCGTCCACGTCGGGCGCGCCCGGAACCCCATCCTCGGCGACGCCGTCTCCCGCGTCCTCGACTACGCCGGCCACGACGTCACCCGCGAGTACTACGTCAACGACGCGGGGCGCCAGATGGCCGTGTTCACGTGGGCCTACGAGAACTTCGACGAGGCCGACCTCCCCGAACCCGGCCGCGACAAACCCGACTACGACCTCGTGCGCTACTACCGCGCGGGCAACGAGTTCCTGGAGGAGGGCGAACCGGAGGCCGTCGAGGAGGCAGAGGCGGAGATCGCGGCCATCATCGAGGGCCTCGACCGTGGCGACGAGGCGACCTACGAGCGCGTCGGCGAGGTCGTCGAGGGCGTGCTCGGCGGGATGCGGGAGACCCTCGAACGCCTCCCCGCGGAGTTCGACGAGTTCGTCCGGGAGACCGAGTTCCTCCGCGACGGCTCCACCCACGAGGTCGTCGCGGACCTGAAGGCCTCCGAGTACGCCTTTGAGGAGGAGGACGCCTGGCAGCTCGACCTCGAGGAGTGGGGCATCGAGCAGTCGTTCGTCTTCCTGCGCTCGGACGACACGACGCTGTACACCACCCGCGACCTCGCCCACCACGAGTGGAAGTTCGACACGTTCGACCGCGCGATCACCGTCCTCGGCGAGGACCAGGAGCTCCATGCGAACAAGCTTCGGGCCGCCCTCGACATCCGCGGTAACGACACCGACCAGCTCGAGGAGCTGTTCTACGCGTGGGTGAACCTCCCGGGCGGCGAGTCGATGAGCACCCGGCAGGGCACCGGCGTCGACATGGACGACCTGCTCGACGAGGCCGTGCTGCGTGCCGAGGAGGCGGTCCGCTCCCGGATGGACGACCGCATCCGCGACGACGACCTCACCGAGGCCGACGTCGAGCGCATCGCCCGCCAGGTCGGCATCGGCGCGGTCCGCTACGACATCGTCTCCAAGCAGCCGACGAAGGCCATCACGTTCGACTGGGAGGACGCCCTCGACTTCGAGGGACAGAGTGCGCCGTACGTCCAGTACGCCCACGCACGGGCCTGCGGAATTCTCGGCGAGGCCGGCGACGCGACGGCCACGCTCGACGCGGACCTGCTGACCACCGACGAGGAACGGAACCTCCTGCAGGCGGTTGCGCGGTTCCCGGTGGTCGTCGAGTCCGCGGCGGACGAACTCGAACCCCACCAGGTCGCGACGTACGCCCGCGACTTCGTGGACACGTTCAACGCGTTCTACCGGTCGTGTCCGGTGCTCGCCGACGACGTGGACGACGACCTGCGGGACGCGCGTCTCGCGCTCGTCGAGGCGTCGCGGAACACGCTCGCGAACGCGCTGTCCGTCCTCGGCATCGAGGCGCCGGCGTCGATGTAGCCTACAGCGCGCCGACGAACGCCAGCACGCCGTAGAGGAGACCGAGCGCCAGCAGGACGTAGAGAATCAGCCAGCCGGTCGAGATCGAGTTGTCGGTTGCCATACGCCAAAGCGGTCGCGCCGTTCGCTTAATCCTTCCCGTTCGACCCGAGGAGGCCGCCGGTCACCCGCGAGAGCAGCGACGGGCTCCCCCGTGTCCCTGGCTCGTCGGCGACCTCCGCGAGCGCGGCACCCGCAGCCGCCGACGCCTCCTCGTCGTCGTTCTGGAACGACAGCGGCGGCGACTCCCCGAGCAGTTCGTAGCCGAGTTCCCGGTAGGACTGCGCGGCGGGGCTCTCCTCGGCGAAGACGACCAGCGGTTCGCCCGCCTCCTCGCTGTCGGCGACGCCGCCGTCCTCCGGGATGGAGCCCAGCAGCGGAACGTCGAGGTCCGCCACCGAGTCCTCCGTGTCGACGCTCCCGGAGACCCGCGTCAACACGAGGCCCGCGACCTCGCCGCCGACGCGTTCGGCGAGCGCGAGCGTCTTCGCGGTGTTCTCAAGGGCCGCGCCCTGCGGCGTCGACACCAGCAGCACGTCGTCGGCGAGGCCGAGTGGCACGGTCGTGTCGTGGCTCAGACCGCCGCCCGTGTCCACGACCACCACGTCGTACGCCTCGCGGAGGTCCGCGGCCACGTCCCTGAGCTTCGAGGGGTCCGCGCGCCCGAAGTCCTCGATGTCCGTCCCGCCGACCATCACGTCCAGGTCGCCGGGCGCCGACCCGACGGCGTCCAGCGTCTCGGCGTCCCCCGCGAGAACGTCGTGCAGTGTCGCCGCGGCCGGTTCGACGGTGAGGACGGCGCCGAGGTTCGCCATCCCGAGGTCGTAGTCCACGAGCACCACCGACCGACCCGACTCCGCCATCGCGGCCGCGGCGTTCACCGCGGTCGTCGTCTTGCCGACGCCCCCTTTCCCGGAGGCGACGGCGAACACGTGCCCTGTCATGTGCCCGCATACGCAGAGCGCGACTTAAAGCGTTGGGCGCGAGTGGGGTCAAAGCTTACTTACCCGCTGGCCGGCTACTTCCGAGCAATGAGCGAGCAGGAGGGCGTACCGTCCGAGGACCGTCGGAAGTACGAGTTCCAGAAGGTGATCGAGGAGCTCAAGGACTACTCCGGGAGCGGCACGCAACTCGTCACCATCTACATCCCCCCGGACAAGCAGGTCTCGGACGTCGTCGCCCACGTCACGCAGGAGCACTCCGAGGCGTCGAACATCAAGTCGAAGCAGACCCGGACGAACGTCCAGGACGCACTCACCTCCATCAAGGACCGCCTCCGCTACTACGACACGTTCCCGCCGGACAACGGGATGGTCATCTTCTCCGGCGCCGTCGACTCCGGCGGCGGCCGCACCGACATGGTCACCGAGGTGCTGGAGTCCCCGCCCCAGCCCATCGAGTCGTTCCGCTACCACTGCGACAGCGAGTTCCTCACCGAACCGCTCCAGGAGATGCTCGGGGACAAGGGCCTGTACGGCCTCGTCGTCCTCGACCGCCGGGAGGCCAACGTCGGCTGGCTGAAGGGCAAGCGCATTGAGGCCGTCAAGTCAGCGAGCAGCCTCGTCCCCGGCAAGCAGCGGAAGGGGGGCCAGTCTGCACAGCGGTTCGCCCGTCTCCGCCTCGAGGCCATCGACAACTTCTACCAGGAGATCGCGGAGATGGCCGACGACCTCTTCGTCCCGAAGCGCCACGAACTCGACGGCATCCTCGTCGGCGGCCCCTCACCGACGAAGGACGAGTTCCTCGACGGCGACTACCTCCACCACGAACTCCAGGACCTCGTCCTCGGGAAGTTCGACGTCTCCTACACCGACGAGTCCGGCCTGAAGGAACTCGTCGACTCCGCACAGGAGACGCTCGCGGAAGCCGACCTGATGGACGACAAGGCGGACATGGAGGAGTTCTTCAAGGAGCTCAACGGCGGCGACCTCGCCACCTACGGCTTCGACCAGACCCGCCAGAACCTCATCATGGGCTCCGTCGACCGCCTGCTCATCTCCGAGGACCTCCGCAAGGACGTCGTCACCTACGAGTGTCCGAACGACCACGACGAGCGCGAACTCATCAACCAGCGCGCCGACACCCCCGAACACGAGTGCTCGGAGTGCGGCCAGGACGCCGAGGTCCTCGAACGCGAGGACGCCATCGACCACCTCATGAACATCGCCGAACAGCGCGGCACGGACACCCACTTCATCTCCACGGACTTCGAGAAGGGCGAACAGCTCCTCACCGCCTTCGGCGGGTT contains:
- a CDS encoding ABC transporter ATP-binding protein gives rise to the protein MTDIETVRRYDDAVFSARDVETGYGDLQVLYGVDIDVQDDEIVLVFGPNGAGKSTLMRALFKQLPLWAGTIEIDGEDYSGLEANQMVSHGVAYVPQTSNVFPNLTVAENLDIGSIHARDADDRRQRMFDLFPRLEERRGQDADTLSGGERQMLAMARALMPDPDVLLIDEPSAGLAPQLIERTFDHVDQIRQTGTAVLMVEQNVDAALDVTDRAYALDMGENKFEADAETIRNSERVRDLYLGK
- the argS gene encoding arginine--tRNA ligase, with protein sequence MFIAFRREVETALAAALDDLGYPTGDLGIEEPPADVPAVLASSAAFRLAGEAGAPPPQVAAELADALDLTEANYVGGATAQGPYVNFTPSEEYYAATLESAQANGWGRLPDSGESVVVEHTSANPTGPVHVGRARNPILGDAVSRVLDYAGHDVTREYYVNDAGRQMAVFTWAYENFDEADLPEPGRDKPDYDLVRYYRAGNEFLEEGEPEAVEEAEAEIAAIIEGLDRGDEATYERVGEVVEGVLGGMRETLERLPAEFDEFVRETEFLRDGSTHEVVADLKASEYAFEEEDAWQLDLEEWGIEQSFVFLRSDDTTLYTTRDLAHHEWKFDTFDRAITVLGEDQELHANKLRAALDIRGNDTDQLEELFYAWVNLPGGESMSTRQGTGVDMDDLLDEAVLRAEEAVRSRMDDRIRDDDLTEADVERIARQVGIGAVRYDIVSKQPTKAITFDWEDALDFEGQSAPYVQYAHARACGILGEAGDATATLDADLLTTDEERNLLQAVARFPVVVESAADELEPHQVATYARDFVDTFNAFYRSCPVLADDVDDDLRDARLALVEASRNTLANALSVLGIEAPASM
- a CDS encoding MinD/ParA family ATP-binding protein, which gives rise to MTGHVFAVASGKGGVGKTTTAVNAAAAMAESGRSVVLVDYDLGMANLGAVLTVEPAAATLHDVLAGDAETLDAVGSAPGDLDVMVGGTDIEDFGRADPSKLRDVAADLREAYDVVVVDTGGGLSHDTTVPLGLADDVLLVSTPQGAALENTAKTLALAERVGGEVAGLVLTRVSGSVDTEDSVADLDVPLLGSIPEDGGVADSEEAGEPLVVFAEESPAAQSYRELGYELLGESPPLSFQNDDEEASAAAGAALAEVADEPGTRGSPSLLSRVTGGLLGSNGKD
- the prf1 gene encoding peptide chain release factor aRF-1 translates to MSEQEGVPSEDRRKYEFQKVIEELKDYSGSGTQLVTIYIPPDKQVSDVVAHVTQEHSEASNIKSKQTRTNVQDALTSIKDRLRYYDTFPPDNGMVIFSGAVDSGGGRTDMVTEVLESPPQPIESFRYHCDSEFLTEPLQEMLGDKGLYGLVVLDRREANVGWLKGKRIEAVKSASSLVPGKQRKGGQSAQRFARLRLEAIDNFYQEIAEMADDLFVPKRHELDGILVGGPSPTKDEFLDGDYLHHELQDLVLGKFDVSYTDESGLKELVDSAQETLAEADLMDDKADMEEFFKELNGGDLATYGFDQTRQNLIMGSVDRLLISEDLRKDVVTYECPNDHDERELINQRADTPEHECSECGQDAEVLEREDAIDHLMNIAEQRGTDTHFISTDFEKGEQLLTAFGGFAGLLRYGTGV